A single region of the Microlunatus panaciterrae genome encodes:
- a CDS encoding malate dehydrogenase, with amino-acid sequence MSNAPVKVAVTGAAGQICYNLLFRIASGALLGPDQPVELRLLEITPALKALEGVVMELDDSAFPLLSGVQIGDDANTVFDGVNLALLIGARPRSKGMERADLLEANGAIFTTQGRALNDHAAADIKVLVTGNPANTNALIAMSNAPDIPRQRFNALTRLDHNRAKAQLAAKVGATVSDITHMTIWGNHSATQYPDLFHALVRGQNAADLVNDQEWLESTFLPTVQQRGAAIIEARGASSAASAANATIDHMHDWVLGTPENDWVSMSVPSDGSYGVPEGLISSFPCTVSGGEYSIVQGLEINDFSRAKIDASTAELAEEREAVRSLGLIS; translated from the coding sequence GTGAGCAATGCACCAGTCAAGGTCGCCGTCACCGGCGCCGCCGGACAAATCTGTTACAACCTCCTCTTCCGCATCGCCAGCGGCGCCCTGCTCGGACCGGACCAGCCGGTCGAGCTGCGCCTGCTGGAGATCACTCCCGCGCTGAAGGCTCTCGAAGGCGTGGTGATGGAGCTCGACGACAGCGCCTTCCCGCTGCTGTCAGGGGTCCAGATCGGCGACGACGCCAACACCGTGTTCGACGGCGTCAACCTGGCGCTGCTGATCGGCGCCCGGCCGCGCTCGAAGGGGATGGAGCGGGCCGATCTGTTGGAGGCCAACGGCGCCATCTTCACCACGCAGGGCCGCGCGCTCAACGACCACGCGGCTGCGGACATCAAGGTGCTGGTCACCGGCAACCCGGCCAACACGAACGCGCTGATCGCCATGAGCAACGCACCCGACATCCCAAGGCAGCGGTTCAACGCGTTGACCCGGCTGGACCACAACCGGGCGAAGGCCCAGCTCGCGGCCAAGGTCGGAGCAACGGTGAGCGACATCACCCACATGACGATCTGGGGCAACCACTCGGCGACCCAGTACCCCGACCTGTTCCACGCGCTGGTCAGGGGCCAGAACGCGGCTGACCTGGTGAACGACCAGGAATGGCTGGAGTCGACCTTCCTGCCGACCGTTCAGCAGCGCGGCGCGGCGATCATCGAGGCGCGTGGCGCGAGCTCAGCGGCCAGTGCGGCGAACGCCACGATCGACCACATGCACGACTGGGTGCTCGGCACCCCTGAGAACGACTGGGTCTCGATGTCGGTACCCTCCGACGGCTCCTACGGGGTGCCCGAGGGCCTGATCAGCTCGTTCCCCTGCACGGTGTCCGGCGGTGAGTACAGCATCGTCCAGGGCCTGGAGATCAACGACTTCTCCCGGGCCAAGATCGACGCCTCGACCGCCGAGCTGGCCGAGGAGCGCGAGGCGGTCCGCAGCCTCGGTCTGATCAGCTGA
- a CDS encoding uridine kinase family protein, which translates to MSLQLTPLPPVVAVTAVLQRIGGLSGTLWVGIDGKGASGKTSFATRLAERLPTAAVIHIDDFARPELSGWERDRFVEQVLTPIRSGRPGRYQRWDYRTDRCIGWSDVPLGEPIIVEGVSATDVRLGVPWACTVWVEAPAELRLHRARERDGEEMMHRWLTDWMPSEDAYEAAQRPQDRVDLVVDGGSCR; encoded by the coding sequence GTGAGCCTCCAGCTGACCCCGCTTCCGCCGGTCGTCGCCGTCACCGCGGTGCTGCAACGGATCGGCGGGCTCTCCGGCACGCTCTGGGTCGGCATCGACGGCAAAGGGGCCTCCGGCAAGACCTCGTTTGCGACCCGGCTGGCCGAGCGACTGCCGACTGCCGCGGTCATCCATATCGACGACTTCGCCCGCCCGGAGCTGTCCGGGTGGGAGCGCGACCGGTTCGTCGAGCAGGTGCTGACGCCGATCCGATCCGGCCGGCCGGGGCGCTACCAGCGCTGGGACTACCGCACAGACCGCTGCATCGGCTGGTCCGACGTTCCGCTCGGTGAACCGATCATCGTCGAGGGAGTGTCGGCCACCGACGTACGGCTGGGAGTGCCGTGGGCGTGCACGGTCTGGGTGGAGGCGCCCGCGGAGCTGAGGTTGCACCGGGCACGCGAACGCGACGGTGAGGAGATGATGCACCGATGGTTGACCGACTGGATGCCTAGCGAGGACGCCTACGAGGCGGCGCAGCGCCCGCAGGACAGGGTCGACCTGGTCGTCGACGGCGGCAGCTGCCGGTGA
- a CDS encoding S10 family peptidase produces MEEVQEPAAEKPVTDDLVVTQHQLGSGKDRLKYTATTGRVVLREEIIDDGKFGGHQPRAQIFHTSYVLDEVESSTRPVTFAFNGGPGSSSVWLHLGLFGPRRVVMGDAGALAAPPYGLEDNLETLLKVSDLVFIDPVTTGFSRTSEGHDAGDFHGFTRDVESVGEFIRLWASRNGRWLSPKFLAGESYGTTRAAALAAHLADGCGMYVNGLMLISSVLDLGSVDFSEGNDLPYALYLPTYAAAAHYHGVITGELRTVIEAAEDFASRDLPWALARGNRLAADERSEVISRYCELTGLSPDYVDRADLRVSLPAFAAELLRSRGRLIGRLDMRFDGWPGDTNADKMDYDPSHAAITGPYAAALNAYVRTELGYETDLSYNILTPKVQPWSYKEFEGTSVEVASALSRAMRANPHLQVHIACGYYDGATPHYAAEHVFAHLRIPAEARGRIEWAFYDAGHMMYVHEPSRLRQSADLINFVQRSS; encoded by the coding sequence ATGGAAGAAGTCCAGGAGCCGGCCGCCGAGAAGCCCGTCACCGATGATCTTGTCGTCACCCAGCACCAGCTCGGCTCGGGCAAGGACCGGCTGAAGTACACCGCCACAACCGGCCGGGTCGTGCTCAGGGAAGAGATCATCGACGACGGCAAGTTCGGCGGACACCAGCCGAGGGCGCAGATCTTCCACACCTCCTACGTGCTGGACGAGGTGGAGTCCTCCACCAGGCCGGTCACCTTCGCCTTCAACGGCGGTCCCGGATCGTCCTCGGTCTGGTTGCACCTGGGCCTGTTCGGGCCACGGCGGGTGGTGATGGGTGATGCCGGCGCGTTGGCGGCCCCGCCGTACGGCCTCGAAGACAACCTGGAGACGCTGCTGAAGGTCTCCGACCTGGTCTTCATCGACCCGGTCACGACCGGTTTCTCCCGCACCAGCGAGGGTCACGACGCCGGCGACTTCCACGGCTTCACGCGTGACGTGGAGTCGGTCGGCGAGTTCATCCGACTCTGGGCCTCGCGAAACGGGCGCTGGCTGTCGCCGAAGTTCCTGGCAGGCGAGTCCTACGGCACCACCCGGGCGGCCGCGCTGGCCGCCCACCTGGCCGACGGCTGCGGGATGTACGTCAACGGCCTGATGTTGATCTCTTCGGTGCTGGACCTGGGATCGGTGGACTTCAGCGAGGGGAACGATCTTCCCTATGCGCTCTATCTGCCGACCTATGCCGCGGCGGCGCACTATCACGGCGTCATCACAGGCGAGCTGAGGACCGTGATCGAAGCGGCCGAGGACTTCGCCTCCCGAGACCTGCCGTGGGCGCTCGCGCGTGGCAACCGGCTGGCCGCGGACGAACGGTCGGAGGTCATCAGCCGCTACTGCGAGCTGACCGGTCTGAGCCCGGACTACGTCGACCGGGCCGACCTGCGGGTCAGCCTGCCCGCCTTCGCTGCCGAGCTGCTGCGCAGCAGGGGGAGGCTGATCGGTCGCCTCGACATGCGCTTCGACGGCTGGCCGGGCGACACCAATGCCGACAAGATGGACTACGACCCATCCCACGCAGCCATCACCGGGCCCTACGCAGCCGCCCTGAACGCCTATGTGCGGACCGAGCTGGGCTACGAGACCGACCTGTCCTACAACATCTTGACCCCGAAGGTGCAGCCCTGGTCCTACAAGGAGTTCGAGGGGACATCGGTCGAGGTGGCCAGCGCGCTCAGCCGAGCGATGCGGGCCAACCCGCACCTTCAGGTGCACATCGCATGCGGCTACTACGACGGAGCCACCCCGCACTACGCCGCCGAGCACGTCTTCGCCCATCTGCGGATCCCGGCTGAGGCCAGGGGCCGGATCGAGTGGGCCTTCTACGATGCCGGGCACATGATGTACGTCCATGAACCCAGCCGATTGAGGCAGTCGGCGGACTTGATCAACTTCGTCCAGCGGTCCAGTTGA
- a CDS encoding M20 metallopeptidase family protein, whose amino-acid sequence MADLRQLAAELGPELSALRRQLHRVPEIGLELPQTQQCVLSALRPLDLEIITGTGASSVTAVLRGGAPGAPTGPVVLLRGDMDALPLAERSGEEFAATGGAMHACGHDLHTAGLIGAARLLSGIRDQLRGDVVFMFQPGEEGHDGAAVMIDEGVLEAAGRRADVAYGLHVSANMVPRGTFTTRPGPMMAASSSLFVTVNGVGGHASRPKDAADPIVVAAEMIIALQTVITRQFDVFDPVVLTVGTFHAGTRRNIIPDDATFEATVRTFTPESLERIRTVTVRLCEQIAAAHQMTADATFVAEYPVTTNHAEQAAFALDTVTDLFGSDRALAMPNPIMGSEDFSRVLEQIPGAFVFLGACPDDDWTAAPANHSAEVRFDDAVLPDASLLLAELAVREIDRLS is encoded by the coding sequence ATGGCCGACCTTCGACAGTTGGCCGCCGAGCTCGGACCCGAGCTGAGCGCGCTGCGTCGTCAGCTGCACCGAGTCCCGGAGATCGGACTTGAGCTGCCGCAGACCCAGCAGTGCGTGCTGTCGGCCCTCCGGCCCCTGGACCTGGAGATCATCACCGGCACCGGAGCCAGTTCGGTGACGGCAGTGCTCCGGGGCGGTGCTCCCGGAGCCCCCACCGGGCCAGTGGTGCTGCTCCGCGGTGATATGGATGCGCTGCCGCTCGCCGAGCGCTCGGGCGAGGAGTTCGCCGCCACCGGTGGCGCCATGCACGCCTGCGGACATGATCTGCACACGGCCGGTCTCATCGGCGCCGCCAGGTTGCTGAGCGGCATCCGTGATCAGCTGCGCGGCGACGTGGTGTTCATGTTCCAACCGGGCGAGGAAGGCCATGACGGCGCAGCTGTCATGATCGACGAGGGTGTCCTGGAGGCTGCCGGCCGGCGGGCGGATGTCGCCTACGGGCTGCACGTCAGCGCCAACATGGTTCCCCGCGGAACGTTCACCACCCGCCCCGGTCCGATGATGGCGGCCTCCTCCAGCCTCTTCGTCACCGTCAACGGGGTCGGGGGTCATGCGTCCCGGCCGAAGGATGCAGCCGACCCGATCGTGGTCGCCGCGGAGATGATCATCGCTCTGCAGACCGTCATCACCCGCCAGTTCGATGTCTTCGACCCAGTGGTGCTCACCGTCGGCACGTTCCATGCCGGCACCCGGCGCAACATCATCCCGGACGACGCCACCTTCGAGGCCACCGTCCGTACCTTCACTCCCGAGTCGCTGGAACGGATCCGCACCGTCACCGTGCGGTTGTGCGAGCAGATCGCCGCGGCGCACCAGATGACCGCAGACGCCACCTTCGTGGCGGAGTATCCCGTCACCACCAACCATGCCGAGCAGGCGGCGTTCGCGTTGGACACCGTCACCGACCTGTTCGGATCGGACCGGGCGTTAGCCATGCCCAACCCGATCATGGGTTCGGAGGACTTCTCCCGGGTGCTGGAGCAGATACCGGGCGCCTTCGTCTTTCTTGGCGCCTGTCCCGACGACGACTGGACGGCGGCGCCGGCCAACCACTCGGCCGAGGTCCGCTTCGACGACGCGGTGCTGCCGGATGCGTCGTTGCTGCTGGCGGAGCTGGCGGTGCGGGAGATCGACCGGCTCAGCTGA
- a CDS encoding bifunctional methylenetetrahydrofolate dehydrogenase/methenyltetrahydrofolate cyclohydrolase produces the protein MTAQILDGKAAAAAIKDDLRTRVAVLAERGIVPGLGTVLVGDDPGSHAYVAGKHRDCAQVGISSIQVELPADTSPAELEKRLAELNADPACTGYIVQLPLPKGLDDNWALELVDPAKDADGLHPMNLGRLVLMEPGPLPCTPRGIVDLIRRNGIDLNGAEVCVVGRGTTVGRPLGLLLTRRSENSTVTLCHTGTRNLADHLRRADIVIAAAGVPGLVKGDMIKPGAVAVDVGITRTEAGLKGDLDPSVLEVASWVAPVPGGVGPMTRAMLLSNVVERAERLAAQS, from the coding sequence ATGACGGCACAGATCCTCGACGGAAAGGCCGCCGCCGCGGCCATCAAGGACGACCTGCGGACCAGGGTCGCGGTGTTGGCCGAACGGGGGATCGTCCCCGGGCTGGGCACGGTCCTGGTCGGCGACGACCCCGGCAGCCACGCCTACGTCGCCGGAAAGCACCGGGACTGCGCCCAGGTCGGCATCTCGTCCATCCAGGTCGAGCTGCCGGCCGACACCTCCCCGGCCGAGCTCGAGAAGCGGCTGGCCGAGCTCAACGCCGACCCCGCCTGCACCGGCTACATCGTTCAGCTTCCGCTGCCGAAGGGGCTGGACGACAACTGGGCGCTGGAGCTGGTCGACCCGGCCAAGGATGCTGACGGCCTGCATCCGATGAACCTCGGCCGGCTGGTGCTGATGGAGCCGGGTCCGCTGCCCTGCACCCCGCGCGGCATCGTCGACCTGATCCGACGTAACGGCATCGACCTCAACGGTGCGGAGGTGTGCGTGGTGGGCCGGGGGACAACGGTCGGTCGGCCGCTCGGGCTGCTACTTACCAGACGGAGCGAGAACTCGACCGTGACCCTCTGCCACACCGGCACCCGTAACCTGGCTGATCATCTGCGTCGGGCCGATATCGTGATCGCGGCCGCGGGTGTTCCGGGCCTGGTGAAGGGCGACATGATCAAGCCCGGAGCGGTCGCGGTGGATGTGGGCATCACCCGGACCGAGGCCGGGCTGAAGGGTGATCTCGATCCCAGCGTGCTCGAGGTGGCCAGCTGGGTGGCGCCGGTTCCCGGCGGGGTGGGTCCGATGACCAGGGCGATGCTGCTCAGCAATGTGGTCGAGCGGGCCGAGAGGCTCGCAGCCCAAAGCTGA
- a CDS encoding DUF4190 domain-containing protein, translating to MSEHDRTGPGQNDQGQNQPGQNQPGQWQPSEWESQWQSSLSNSSLDDNNASGQPESPNPFSREASRPDDALGASGPGSSASPANPAPGSPYPGYPSSAGSASQPGYPSSAGSASQPEPSTGQSWPGYPPATPPADPYAPGGSGQSFGGSGAYGSTSGDYGQQQTPPYAAPGGSGYGSPTPDYGSTPQYGGSVPQYGANPYDANPYQAGYGGYSPYGVAPVQHPQATTALILGIIGLVLCPFVGIGGLVLGNKARKQIDANPQQYTGRGLATAGFVLGILSVIYSVIVVIYFVAVIVIGASGGFN from the coding sequence ATGAGCGAGCACGACCGCACCGGTCCGGGCCAGAACGATCAGGGCCAGAACCAGCCAGGCCAGAACCAGCCAGGCCAGTGGCAACCCAGTGAGTGGGAGTCACAGTGGCAGTCCAGCCTGAGCAACAGCAGCCTGGACGACAACAACGCCTCAGGGCAGCCGGAGTCCCCGAACCCGTTCAGTCGGGAGGCTTCCCGCCCCGACGACGCGCTCGGCGCCAGCGGTCCTGGCTCGTCCGCCTCTCCGGCCAACCCGGCTCCGGGCTCGCCCTATCCCGGCTACCCGTCCTCGGCCGGGTCCGCCTCCCAGCCCGGCTACCCGTCCTCGGCTGGCTCCGCGTCCCAGCCGGAGCCGTCGACCGGACAGAGCTGGCCCGGCTATCCGCCGGCGACGCCCCCCGCGGATCCGTACGCCCCGGGTGGATCGGGGCAGTCCTTCGGCGGCAGCGGAGCCTATGGCAGCACCAGCGGGGACTACGGCCAACAGCAGACCCCGCCCTACGCCGCCCCTGGCGGCTCCGGCTATGGCTCACCGACGCCCGACTACGGATCGACGCCCCAGTACGGCGGCAGCGTCCCCCAGTACGGGGCCAACCCGTACGACGCCAACCCCTACCAGGCGGGCTATGGGGGCTACAGCCCCTACGGCGTCGCCCCGGTCCAGCACCCGCAGGCCACCACGGCACTGATCCTCGGCATCATCGGGCTGGTGCTCTGCCCGTTCGTCGGCATCGGCGGTCTGGTGCTGGGCAACAAGGCCCGTAAGCAGATCGACGCCAACCCACAGCAGTACACCGGCCGCGGTCTGGCCACCGCAGGCTTCGTGCTGGGCATCCTCTCGGTCATCTACAGCGTCATCGTCGTGATCTACTTCGTGGCGGTCATCGTGATCGGCGCCTCCGGCGGCTTCAACTGA
- a CDS encoding GNAT family N-acetyltransferase — translation MISAPPATSFPGCVPSLVDPATGVVLRAHTEQDLSAIVEQCNDPQVRRWTTVPLPAGGYRLDDARDFAQSVVPQGWEEHTCSTWVVDAERPGPDGSPLRQYCGAVDLRFKGDGSAEVGFALHPGARGRGVMSSAVRLVVDYGLTVERLTAIRWLAERGNWPSRRVAAAVGFSFDGSVRRLLPHRGELKDAWVATIVAGDPRRPDRRWLQAPTLSGHQVRLRDWRHGDAARVAEACADHRTRHWLVSLPQPYSESDAHDWIELTREAAAAGHAFNWCIADPADDRCLGSVSLEGFGGYARRAEIGYWAHPGARGRGVVTEAVRLVTEFAEESVADSIVIRVADGNTASRHVAEAAGYHYIGALPASEPLGDGTLADLLSFSRP, via the coding sequence ATGATCTCGGCCCCGCCTGCCACGTCGTTCCCGGGCTGCGTCCCGTCCCTGGTGGACCCTGCCACCGGCGTGGTGCTGCGGGCGCACACCGAGCAGGACCTGTCGGCCATCGTCGAGCAGTGCAACGACCCGCAGGTCCGGCGCTGGACCACCGTACCGCTTCCGGCGGGGGGCTACCGGCTCGACGATGCCCGCGACTTCGCGCAGTCGGTGGTGCCGCAGGGCTGGGAAGAGCACACCTGCTCGACCTGGGTCGTCGACGCGGAGCGGCCCGGCCCGGACGGCAGTCCGCTGCGGCAGTACTGCGGGGCCGTCGATCTGCGCTTCAAGGGCGACGGCAGCGCAGAGGTGGGCTTCGCCCTGCACCCGGGCGCCCGCGGCCGCGGTGTGATGAGCAGTGCGGTGCGGCTGGTCGTCGACTACGGCCTCACGGTCGAGCGGCTGACCGCGATCCGTTGGCTGGCCGAGCGCGGCAACTGGCCGTCACGTCGGGTGGCCGCCGCGGTGGGCTTCAGCTTCGACGGCTCGGTCCGCCGACTGCTGCCCCATCGGGGCGAGCTGAAGGATGCGTGGGTGGCCACCATCGTCGCCGGCGACCCGCGCCGGCCGGACCGGCGCTGGCTGCAGGCGCCGACCCTGTCCGGTCACCAGGTTCGGCTCCGCGATTGGCGGCACGGTGATGCTGCCCGGGTCGCCGAGGCCTGCGCCGACCATCGCACCCGGCACTGGCTGGTGTCGCTGCCCCAGCCGTACTCCGAGAGCGATGCGCACGACTGGATCGAGCTGACCCGGGAGGCGGCAGCCGCCGGGCACGCCTTCAACTGGTGCATAGCCGACCCGGCGGACGACCGGTGCCTCGGCTCGGTGAGCCTGGAGGGTTTCGGCGGCTATGCGCGCCGCGCGGAGATCGGCTACTGGGCGCATCCCGGGGCGCGGGGTCGCGGTGTGGTGACCGAGGCGGTCCGGCTGGTCACCGAGTTCGCCGAGGAGAGCGTGGCCGACTCGATCGTGATCCGGGTCGCCGACGGCAACACGGCCTCGCGACATGTGGCCGAGGCCGCCGGCTATCACTACATCGGCGCCCTGCCCGCCTCCGAGCCGCTCGGTGACGGCACTCTGGCGGACCTGCTCAGCTTCTCCCGACCCTGA
- a CDS encoding DUF4190 domain-containing protein — protein sequence MSNPYDQNPYAGGPGGVPQPHPKGTQVLVLGIVSLFVCGIILGPIALIQGNNALKEIDANPGAYTNRQNVVIGRILGIVAIVLWAIGIVINIITFVVAGSQQ from the coding sequence ATGAGCAACCCTTACGACCAGAATCCCTATGCGGGCGGCCCTGGTGGCGTTCCCCAGCCGCACCCCAAGGGCACCCAAGTCCTCGTCCTCGGTATCGTCAGCCTTTTCGTCTGCGGTATCATCCTCGGCCCCATCGCGCTGATCCAGGGCAACAACGCCCTGAAGGAGATCGACGCGAACCCGGGCGCCTACACCAACCGCCAGAACGTGGTGATCGGCCGGATCCTCGGCATCGTCGCCATCGTGCTGTGGGCCATCGGCATCGTGATCAACATCATCACCTTCGTCGTCGCCGGCTCGCAACAGTAA
- a CDS encoding NADP-dependent isocitrate dehydrogenase: MAKIKVVGTVVELDGDEMTRIIWQFIKDRLIHPYLDINLEYYDLGIESRDATDDQVTIDSANAIKKHGVGVKCATITPDEARVEEFGLKKMWVSPNGTIRNILGGVVFREPIIISNIPRLVPGWTKPIIIGRHAHGDQYKATNFKVPGAGELTITFTPADGSEPIHHVVANYGPDGGVAMGMYNFNKSIEDFARASFAYGLQRNYPVYMSTKNTILKAYDGAFKDIFAEIFEREFKADFDKAGLTYEHRLIDDMVAAAMKWEGGYVWACKNYDGDVQSDTVAQGFGSLGLMTSVLMTPDGKTVEAEAAHGTVTRHYRQHQQGKPTSTNPIASIFAWTGGLKHRGKLDNTPEVTAFAETLEKVCIETVESGKMTKDLAMLVGPDRAFLTTEDFLAALDENLSAKLG, translated from the coding sequence ATGGCGAAGATCAAGGTCGTAGGAACGGTCGTCGAACTCGACGGCGACGAGATGACCCGCATCATCTGGCAGTTCATCAAGGATCGGCTGATCCACCCGTACCTCGACATCAACCTCGAGTACTACGACCTCGGCATCGAGAGTCGTGACGCGACCGACGACCAGGTCACCATCGACTCGGCCAACGCGATCAAGAAGCACGGTGTCGGCGTCAAGTGCGCCACCATCACCCCAGACGAGGCGAGGGTGGAGGAGTTCGGGCTGAAGAAGATGTGGGTGTCGCCGAACGGCACCATCCGCAACATCCTGGGCGGCGTGGTGTTCCGCGAGCCGATCATCATCTCCAACATCCCGCGGCTGGTGCCGGGCTGGACCAAGCCGATCATCATCGGTCGTCACGCCCATGGTGACCAGTACAAGGCGACGAACTTCAAGGTCCCCGGTGCCGGCGAGCTGACCATCACCTTCACCCCGGCCGACGGCTCCGAGCCGATCCACCATGTGGTGGCGAACTACGGCCCCGACGGCGGCGTCGCGATGGGGATGTACAACTTCAACAAGTCGATCGAGGACTTCGCCCGGGCCTCGTTCGCCTACGGCCTGCAGCGCAACTACCCGGTGTACATGTCCACCAAGAACACCATCCTCAAGGCCTACGACGGCGCGTTCAAGGACATCTTCGCCGAGATCTTCGAGCGGGAGTTCAAGGCCGACTTCGACAAGGCCGGCCTGACCTACGAGCATCGGCTGATCGACGACATGGTCGCGGCGGCGATGAAGTGGGAGGGCGGCTATGTCTGGGCGTGCAAGAACTACGACGGTGACGTGCAGTCCGACACGGTGGCCCAGGGATTCGGTTCGCTCGGCCTGATGACGTCGGTACTGATGACCCCGGACGGCAAGACCGTCGAGGCCGAGGCCGCCCACGGCACGGTCACCCGGCACTACCGCCAGCACCAGCAGGGCAAGCCGACCTCGACCAACCCGATCGCGTCGATCTTCGCCTGGACCGGTGGCCTCAAGCACCGCGGCAAGCTCGACAACACCCCTGAGGTGACCGCCTTCGCCGAGACGTTGGAGAAGGTCTGCATCGAGACGGTCGAGAGCGGCAAGATGACGAAGGACCTGGCGATGCTGGTCGGTCCGGACCGGGCGTTCCTGACCACCGAGGACTTCCTGGCCGCTCTGGACGAGAACCTCTCGGCCAAGCTCGGCTGA
- a CDS encoding DUF3017 domain-containing protein, whose product MVRDDSASSRAAARSLKQWPLMIVVGGIVIGLVVIFLGQWRFGCLVIGSSLGVGAVERIALSNKEAGLLQVRSRPFDILVMIAMGAGIIALTILVPEGGTGR is encoded by the coding sequence ATGGTCAGAGACGACTCCGCCTCCTCCCGTGCCGCTGCCCGGTCGCTCAAGCAGTGGCCGTTGATGATCGTCGTCGGCGGAATCGTGATCGGCCTGGTGGTGATCTTCCTCGGCCAGTGGCGGTTCGGCTGCCTGGTGATCGGCAGTTCGCTCGGTGTCGGTGCCGTCGAGCGGATCGCCCTGTCGAACAAGGAGGCGGGGCTGTTGCAGGTGCGCAGCCGGCCCTTCGACATCCTGGTCATGATCGCGATGGGGGCAGGCATCATCGCGCTGACCATTCTGGTGCCCGAGGGCGGCACCGGTCGCTGA
- a CDS encoding hemolysin family protein, giving the protein MNDTVLNIVLIFLFIAVGGVFAAAEMALVSLRDSQVKQLSHRGKRGQTLARLTSDPNRFLSAVQVGVTLSGFLSAAFGGATLAGDLSPVLQRLGLGHGLADAVALVLITVVISYVSIVLGELAAKRLALQRAETFALALSPLVDFIAKLARPVIWLLGVSTDVAVRLLGGDPQASREEVSDEEIRALVSGSQTLGDEERQIVDDVFAAGERGLREVMLPRTEVDFLPGDMPAHKAVREISQSPHSRYPVMGDSADDVIGFVHVRDLLDPEVSSRSTPVSELARPVMSLPDTVRVLRALTDMRRSAAHLAIVLDEYGGTAGIVTMEDLVEELVGDITDEYDVVTEEREHLSGEVEIDGLSTLDEFAEKTGYVLPEGPYDTVAGYFMAQLGRIPASDDVLEIEVPSAADDEVVATIRLALIELDGRRAARFLAQRVEGAPVPAPEPADGSATVG; this is encoded by the coding sequence ATGAACGACACCGTGCTGAATATCGTGCTGATTTTCCTCTTCATCGCCGTCGGCGGGGTGTTCGCCGCAGCCGAGATGGCTCTGGTCTCGCTCCGCGACAGCCAGGTCAAACAGCTGAGCCATCGGGGCAAGCGCGGCCAGACCCTTGCCCGGCTGACCTCGGATCCCAACCGGTTCCTGTCCGCAGTGCAGGTGGGGGTCACCCTGTCGGGATTCCTGTCCGCTGCGTTCGGTGGCGCGACCCTCGCCGGAGATCTCTCCCCGGTGCTTCAGCGGCTGGGTCTCGGTCATGGGCTTGCCGACGCTGTCGCCCTGGTGCTGATCACCGTCGTCATCTCCTACGTCTCGATCGTGCTCGGGGAACTGGCCGCCAAACGTCTCGCTCTGCAGCGGGCGGAGACTTTCGCGCTGGCCCTGTCGCCGCTGGTGGACTTCATCGCCAAGCTGGCCCGGCCGGTGATCTGGCTGCTCGGTGTCTCGACCGACGTCGCTGTCCGGCTGCTCGGCGGCGACCCGCAGGCCTCCCGGGAGGAGGTTTCCGACGAGGAGATCCGCGCGCTGGTCAGCGGCTCGCAGACGCTCGGCGACGAGGAGCGTCAGATCGTCGACGACGTGTTCGCCGCCGGCGAGCGGGGACTGCGGGAGGTGATGCTGCCCCGCACCGAGGTCGACTTCCTGCCCGGGGACATGCCGGCCCACAAGGCGGTCCGCGAGATCAGCCAGTCGCCGCATTCCCGCTATCCGGTGATGGGTGACTCCGCCGACGATGTGATCGGCTTCGTGCACGTCCGGGACCTGCTGGACCCCGAGGTCAGCTCCCGCTCGACGCCGGTCTCCGAACTGGCCCGTCCGGTGATGTCCCTGCCGGACACGGTGCGGGTGCTGCGCGCCCTGACCGACATGCGACGCTCCGCCGCCCACCTGGCCATCGTGCTGGACGAGTACGGCGGTACGGCCGGCATCGTGACCATGGAGGATCTGGTCGAGGAGCTGGTCGGTGACATCACCGACGAGTACGACGTGGTGACGGAGGAGCGCGAACACCTCAGCGGCGAGGTGGAGATCGACGGCCTGTCGACCCTGGATGAGTTCGCGGAGAAGACGGGCTACGTCCTGCCCGAGGGTCCCTACGACACCGTCGCCGGCTACTTCATGGCTCAGTTGGGGCGGATCCCGGCCAGCGACGACGTGCTCGAGATCGAGGTGCCGTCGGCCGCGGACGACGAGGTGGTGGCCACGATCCGGCTGGCCCTGATCGAGCTGGATGGTCGCCGCGCGGCCCGGTTCCTCGCCCAGCGGGTGGAGGGTGCGCCGGTGCCCGCGCCCGAGCCGGCGGACGGCAGCGCCACCGTCGGCTGA